Proteins from a single region of Candidatus Eisenbacteria bacterium:
- the murQ gene encoding N-acetylmuramic acid 6-phosphate etherase: MTDRRSGRAIFRELGRLVTEQRNPRSKNLDRLTTTQILKLMNREDRRVPAAVGREIRNIARAVDLIVGRLRRGGRLFYVGAGTSGRLGVLDATECPPTFGTPRTLVQGIIAGGRRALVRSIEGSEDDARAAAAALKKRRVGERDVVVGIMASRRTPYAVGALAYGRTVGAATIAVTANPAGGAPLRCDVVIAPRVGPEVLTGSTRLKAGTAQKLVLNMLTTGSMVRLGKVYENLMVDLKTASRKLEERTKRVFMNATGASYAETGRWLKRAGGSLKVAIVMRRAGVTRAEAKRRLKEAQGWVREAIRS, encoded by the coding sequence ATGACCGACCGGCGAAGCGGCAGGGCGATCTTCCGCGAGCTGGGCCGGCTCGTCACCGAGCAGCGGAACCCGCGCTCGAAGAATCTCGACAGACTCACCACGACTCAGATTTTGAAGCTCATGAACCGCGAGGATCGGCGCGTTCCGGCCGCGGTCGGGCGCGAGATCCGCAACATCGCGCGCGCCGTCGATCTCATCGTGGGGCGGCTCAGGCGCGGGGGGAGGCTCTTCTACGTCGGCGCCGGGACGAGCGGCCGGCTTGGGGTGCTCGACGCGACGGAATGTCCCCCCACGTTCGGAACCCCGCGAACGCTGGTCCAGGGGATCATCGCCGGCGGCCGCCGCGCGCTGGTGCGATCGATCGAAGGGTCGGAAGACGACGCCAGGGCCGCGGCGGCCGCGCTCAAGAAACGACGGGTCGGCGAGCGGGATGTTGTGGTAGGGATCATGGCGAGTCGGCGCACGCCCTACGCCGTCGGCGCCCTCGCGTACGGGCGTACCGTCGGCGCCGCGACGATCGCGGTCACCGCGAATCCGGCCGGGGGGGCGCCGCTCCGTTGCGACGTGGTGATCGCGCCCAGGGTCGGTCCCGAGGTCTTGACCGGCTCCACGCGGCTCAAGGCGGGGACGGCGCAGAAGCTCGTTCTCAACATGCTCACGACGGGGTCGATGGTGCGGCTCGGCAAGGTCTACGAGAATCTCATGGTGGATCTCAAGACCGCGAGCCGGAAGCTCGAGGAGCGCACGAAGCGCGTCTTCATGAACGCGACCGGCGCGAGCTACGCGGAGACCGGGCGCTGGCTCAAACGCGCCGGAGGCTCTCTCAAGGTGGCCATCGTGATGCGCCGAGCGGGCGTGACCCGGGCGGAGGCGAAGAGGCGGCTCAAGGAGGCCCAGGGATGGGTTCGCGAGGCGATTCGGTCGTAG